A single Lycorma delicatula isolate Av1 chromosome 12, ASM4794821v1, whole genome shotgun sequence DNA region contains:
- the LOC142332870 gene encoding uncharacterized protein LOC142332870 — MAQLLLKEIFKLEKPEPLIIKGDVVVSNAVIRGSLSTIKKSNEMWVEILTDIVSKTDDELVFINGTKKFEKGLETNSTLFTTGLINGHNMSDFITTDTDQVFEGLKIFNKLVEFNNIMLDGTWDDINITELFLNNHFHHYQLQSRSLMDAEPANNPIINGLNSTQTSKSNVSKHNYNDGNVGHKNFKEKTIYFDHINDFELKIFGNITVDGLFGGINLTSFRSLLNFNDSNIEDNIILEKTSFENLKLNTTNGFNIKELNNLNCDQLIMSSEIEDVEIDGNAKFKNDVSIDNLYVKGLVNDVDFTSFVTNIYLHSDEKVEFSEAQSFDKNDP; from the exons gatttttaaACTAGAAAAGCCCGAACCATTGATAATAAAAGGTGATGTGGTAGTTAGTAATGCTGTGATTAGAGGTTCActttcaactattaaaaaaagtaatgaaatgtgggtAGAAATATTGACTGATATTGTGAGTAAAACAGATGATGAACTTGTATTCATAAAcggaacaaaaaaatttgaaaaaggtcTTGAAACTAATTCTACGTTATTTACAACAGGACTTATCAATGGTCATAACATGTCTGATTTCATTACTACTGATACAGACCAGGTATTTGAAG gtttaaaaatatttaataaactagttgaatttaataatattatgcttGATGGTACTTGGGATGATATTAATATAACAGAGTTATTTCTGAACAATCATTTTCATCATTATCAATTACAAAGTCGTTCTTTAATGGATGCAGAACCAGCTAATAATCCAATAATTAATGGTTTAAATTCGACTCAGACTTCTAAAAGTAATGtatcaaaacataattataatgatGGTAATGTtggtcataaaaattttaaagagaaaactatttattttgatCATATAAATGATTTTGAACTGAAAATATTTGGGAACATTACTGTGGATGGATTG ttTGGTGGAATAAATTTGACATCGTTTAGaagtttactgaattttaatgattccaatattgaagataatataatattagaaaaaacatcatttgaaaatttaaaacttaatactaCTAATGGTTTtaacattaaagaattaaataatctaaattgtGATCAACTAATTATGTCTAGTGAAATAGAAGATGTAGAAATtgatg gaaatgctaaatttaaaaatgatgtcaGTATTGACAATTTATATGTAAAAGGACTTGTAAATGATGTTGATTttacttcatttgttacaaatatttatctACATTCAGATGAGAAAGTAGAATTTTCTGAAGCACAatcatttgataaaaat